One region of Bdellovibrio bacteriovorus genomic DNA includes:
- a CDS encoding FAD-binding oxidoreductase, translating into MSEFPSWGFYPPAKDQSLIELKTRFHPLPTSSQSILPRGLGRSYGDSCLNNGGSLIDTHLLNHFIEWDHQNGVIRCEAGVSFDEILKLVVPKGWFLPVTPGTKFVTVGGAIANDVHGKNHHKSGNFGNHILCFELLRSSGERLICSRRENSDLFFATIGGLGLTGLITWAEFKLAPINSSWIVQEQIQFHSLAEFFQLSIESEKDYEFTVSWVDCVTPGKDVRGIFIRGNQASPRQEANFKVHADPGIKQIPFFFPEWSLNSVSVRAFNELYYRKNLSSTKTNVVHYEPFYYPLDAIHNWNRIYGRRGFLQYQCVVPYKNDSGKALEEIFSIFKKTQMGSFLAVLKTFGAIKSEGLLSFPREGVTLALDFAKHGIELLETLELCDKIVRSVGGAVYPAKDARMTAESFHSFFPRAEEFKKHIDPQFSSSFWRRIL; encoded by the coding sequence CCAAGTTGGGGATTTTATCCGCCGGCGAAAGATCAATCCCTTATTGAGTTAAAAACTAGATTCCACCCCCTGCCCACCAGTTCCCAAAGTATTTTGCCCCGAGGACTGGGAAGATCCTATGGCGATTCCTGCCTCAATAATGGTGGATCTTTGATTGATACTCATCTGCTAAATCATTTTATCGAGTGGGATCACCAGAACGGTGTGATTCGTTGTGAGGCCGGTGTTTCATTTGATGAAATTTTAAAACTCGTTGTTCCGAAAGGTTGGTTTTTACCTGTCACCCCGGGAACCAAGTTCGTAACCGTCGGTGGCGCGATTGCCAACGATGTGCACGGGAAAAATCATCACAAGTCCGGCAACTTTGGAAACCACATTCTTTGCTTTGAGCTGTTAAGATCATCTGGTGAGCGTCTTATATGCAGTCGCCGAGAAAATAGTGATTTATTTTTTGCGACCATTGGCGGTCTGGGGCTGACCGGGCTAATTACGTGGGCCGAGTTTAAACTTGCGCCCATCAATTCATCTTGGATCGTTCAAGAGCAAATTCAATTCCATTCGCTGGCAGAGTTTTTTCAACTGTCGATAGAGTCTGAAAAGGATTACGAGTTCACCGTATCTTGGGTTGACTGCGTAACCCCCGGAAAAGACGTTCGAGGAATCTTCATTCGGGGCAATCAAGCAAGCCCTCGCCAAGAAGCCAACTTTAAAGTTCACGCCGATCCAGGCATTAAACAGATTCCATTCTTTTTCCCTGAATGGTCTTTAAATTCGGTTAGTGTCCGGGCATTCAATGAGCTCTACTATCGCAAAAATCTTTCAAGCACTAAAACCAATGTAGTTCATTATGAACCCTTTTATTACCCCCTTGATGCTATTCACAATTGGAACCGGATTTATGGACGACGCGGTTTTTTGCAATATCAGTGCGTGGTCCCCTATAAAAACGATTCGGGCAAAGCTTTGGAAGAAATATTCTCTATCTTCAAAAAAACGCAGATGGGATCTTTCCTCGCAGTTCTTAAAACTTTCGGTGCAATCAAATCAGAAGGTCTTCTTTCATTCCCACGCGAAGGTGTTACGCTGGCACTGGATTTTGCAAAACATGGCATAGAACTTTTAGAGACCTTAGAGCTTTGTGACAAAATAGTCCGAAGTGTGGGCGGAGCCGTTTATCCAGCAAAAGACGCGCGCATGACAGCCGAAAGCTTTCACTCGTTCTTCCCAAGAGCAGAAGAATTCAAAAAACATATAGATCCCCAATTTTCATCCAGTTTTTGGAGACGCATCCTATGA
- a CDS encoding SDR family oxidoreductase: MKKIVIIGATSYIAQDVAKIYAAEKNEFVLVGRNRQHLEVISQDLKVRGASQVHILTEDLNQISEHAKLVDAIWSQLQNVDIVLLAHGILGDQRKAETDANEFLSIINSNFVSHASLMNLIAEKMKTQKKGTIAVISSVAGERGKQSNYIYGAAKAAKSVFSDGLRNRLFPYGVHVLTLKLGFVDTPMTKSFKKGPIWAKSPTVAKGIVHAIAKKKDSVYLPFFWRYIMMIITSIPERIFKKLSL; the protein is encoded by the coding sequence ATGAAGAAAATCGTTATTATCGGAGCAACTTCTTACATTGCCCAAGACGTCGCAAAAATCTATGCCGCTGAAAAAAATGAATTTGTTTTAGTTGGACGTAATCGTCAACATCTTGAAGTTATCTCCCAAGATCTTAAAGTTCGCGGAGCCAGCCAAGTTCATATATTGACTGAAGACCTTAACCAAATATCTGAGCACGCAAAACTTGTTGATGCCATTTGGTCCCAGCTGCAAAACGTCGACATTGTTTTATTAGCGCACGGAATTTTGGGTGACCAGCGAAAAGCCGAAACGGATGCTAACGAATTTTTATCCATCATTAATAGCAATTTCGTTAGCCATGCTTCACTTATGAATTTGATTGCAGAAAAAATGAAGACGCAAAAAAAAGGCACTATCGCAGTTATTTCCTCAGTGGCCGGCGAAAGAGGAAAACAGTCCAATTATATCTATGGCGCCGCAAAAGCCGCTAAGTCCGTATTTTCAGACGGCCTTAGAAATAGACTTTTTCCCTATGGGGTTCATGTCTTGACCCTTAAATTAGGATTCGTTGATACTCCCATGACGAAGTCCTTTAAAAAGGGTCCCATCTGGGCGAAGTCCCCGACTGTTGCTAAAGGAATTGTTCACGCGATTGCAAAGAAAAAGGACTCCGTGTATCTGCCATTCTTTTGGCGCTACATCATGATGATCATCACCTCAATTCCAGAGAGAATATTTAAGAAATTAAGCCTTTAA